A part of Carcharodon carcharias isolate sCarCar2 chromosome 6, sCarCar2.pri, whole genome shotgun sequence genomic DNA contains:
- the jmjd4 gene encoding 2-oxoglutarate and iron-dependent oxygenase JMJD4 isoform X3: MWTATVQEGDFTVPVANCDVKEYNANPKHNIPLRDYLSYWSEHRESGYSSPKGCLYMKDWHMHRVFPNHGVYSTPLFFQSDWLNEYWDTVELDDYRFVYMGPKGSWTPFHADVFRSYSWSANVCGRKKWLLFPPGQEEHLKDRSGNLVYDAQSPNLQDRNHYPNYSQCCQPIEVVQEVGEVIFVPSSWHHQVYNLEDTISINHNWLNGCNIDIMWQFLQGELTAVQEEIGEWKNCMEGWHQHCQLLLKSCTGINYCEFYTFLKIIAKNRIAALETTSGDSSALHSTFPAELSALRPCHSMFDLHRTKAVLTLMLTNEDFRRLDADLLNPHPEDLLHEIKEMTDSALS, from the exons atgtggactgcaacggttcaagaag GAGATTTTACTGTCCCTGTGGCCAACTGTGATGTGAAGGAATACAATGCAAACCCAAAGCACAATATCCCTTTAAGGGACTACCTCAGTTACTGGAGcgagcacagagagagtggctATTCATCTCCAAAGGGCTGTTTGTATATGAAAGACTGGCATATGCACAG GGTTTTCCCCAATCATGGAGTTTACAGTACTCCTCTCTTCTTCCAGTCTGACTGGCTGAATGAATACTGGGACACAGTCGAATTGGACGATTATCGCTTTGTTTACATGGGTCCCAAAGGATCATG GACACCATTTCATGCTGATGTTTTCCGATCGTACAGCTGGTCAGCCAATGTCTGCGGACGGAAGAAGTGGCTGCTGTTCCCACCTGGTCAGGAGGAACATTTGAAAGACCGCAGTGGTAACCTTGTTTATGACGCCCAGTCTCCGAACCTGCAAGATAGGAATCATTACCCAAATTACAGCCAGTGCTGTCAACCTATTGAGGTGGTGCAGGAAGTTGGAGAGGTCATCTTTGTCCCCAGCAGTTGGCACCATCAAGTATACAATCTG GAAGACaccatctccatcaatcacaacTGGCTGAATGGCTGCAACATAGACATTATGTGGCAGTTCCTACAGGGGGAACTGACGGCAGTCCAGGAGGAGATTGGGGAGTGGAAGAACTGTATGGAGGGCTGGCATCAACATTGTCAG CTCCTCTTGAAATCGTGCACTGGAATCAACTACTGTGAATTCTACACCTTCCTGAAAATAATCGCAAAAAATAGGATAGCAGCACTTGAGACTACTTCAGGAGATTCATCAGCCCTCCACAGTACATTTCCTGCAGAACTGTCCGCTCTCAGGCCGTGTCACTCAATGTTTGATTTACACCGGACTAAAGCTGTACTGACTTTAATGCTCACCAATGAGGACTTCAGGAGGCTAGATGCAGATTTATTGAATCCTCATCCAGAGGACCTGCTGCATGAGATTAAAGAAATGACAGATTCTGCTTTGTCTTAA